The Vespula vulgaris chromosome 14, iyVesVulg1.1, whole genome shotgun sequence DNA segment CCATTTGTTTGCATCTTGCTGGTACAGGAGATCACGTAGGTTTCATTATAGATCGACAACTAACTAATCGCTTTGCCTCGAACGAGGAAACCTTTGacgtcttttctttatttttttttctctttctttttcttccttcccccGTTACGTCGTTCTATAAAAACCCCTGTCGCGATATCTCGCTTCCAAAATTAGTTCTTTTGGCGTCGGAGGAACCTGATTGCCAAACCGTTGCTCAAAGAATCTGGAATCGCTTCTGTACTTCTGGAAAATCCGTTTTATGGATTGAGAAAACCGAAAGATCAAATGTAAGAAATCGATTCTTCAAGGTTTGTACTGGATAAAGTTATTCGTTAATTGTGCGAGTAGTTGGCGTTCTTATCGAAACTTTCATCCGACGTTGCGTAGACGTTCGAGTCTACATAATGTCAGCGACATATTCATTATGGGTGGCTGCTTGATAATGGAATCCATTGTTTTGTTGAATTGGTGCGAGCAACAAGGATTCGGACCGTTGGGTCTGACAGGTCTATCCATGGGCGGACACGTTAGTATCCTTCGTCGCAATAATTCTTGTCGATACGACGGCGCTGTAAgagcaatttcttttttgcgaaTAATGGTCTGTCACGTAAATTAACAGATGGCATCATTGGCCGCTACGAACTGGCCAAAACCTATAGCTCTGGTACCGTGTCTCTCTTGGTCGACGGCCTCGCCAGTTTTCACGGAAGGCGTGATGAGCGCTTCCATAAACTGGAATCTCTTAGAGAGCCAATATTTCTCCAACGAAATTTATCAAAACGATCTCGCAAAAATGGTGAAAGTCATCGATCAAGAGGTAAGTCCCAATCCTTTCGAGGATTACTCTCCTCCCTCGAATGTTGCCTCTTCGTCTACCGGCTGGATCGACTAATCTTCTTCTTGACACTTCTGGCAGGAAGCGTTCTTGGCTGGGCAGCATTTCGCCAAACATTATCCCGCCAGCATGAACAGAATAAATAGATTAAAGAACGAATTTGAAAAGAGTAGTAACGACGAGGGTGACGGTCTGACGACTGCGGCTGACAACGGCGGACCGAACGACAATAAAATtgagaagaaaatcgataacgATCGTCCAGGGAATACGTACAGGAAAGGCAAAGACTTGACGCGTCAAGTAGCCGAAGAAAAATCCGCGGCGAAATTGTTTTCTCTGAAccttatttcgaataaattcaaatcAAACGATTTAGAGGCACTCAAGGGTAAGAAACGTGCAAGTGCGTTGCTTTGAAACCTTAGCGTCTTTCTCTTCGACCTAATCTTCGATATTAACCAAACAACCATTATTTCCATTGatttagataattataaagttgtattgttttattttatattttgttgcGTATGCAGTTGCTTACGAGTATacaagtacgtatatacgaagaACATTTCGTCGTAAGTTgcaatttctttaaaataaccCTACTTAGCACGTtgtttaattgaatttaattaaccGATCCTTGGAATATTACGTTCCAATATCGCCCCCCCTGTTCTCGAGCAAAGATGCACAGAAGCATGATAATATTGAGATTTCTTTGGCAACAGGTGTTTGCTTATTACCCGTACCGAAGCATCCACTATTTTCAGACGCCAAATGGCGTGAGAGGGAAGCCTTGCAATTTATGCGCGGTATAATGGACGAGTGCACGcacttaaaaaattttgaagtTCCCGTCGATACGGAGCTCATTATAGCTGTCTGTGCGCGCGACGACGCTTACGTACCGCGAGATAGTTGTATGAGTTTGGAAAAAATTTGGCCCGGAGCTGAGATACGCTACATCGACGCCGGTCACGTGAGCGCATACCTCCTTCACCAAAAAGTCTTCAGGTATAAATTTATCCTATCCGAAATCGATTCGAACTTGCGTGTACGAGTCGCTTATcgacgtttttatttattttagatcgACGATCGCCGAGGCATTTCAGCGATCATTGAAGAAATATCCTCTGGACGTTAGTTGACGATACGCGATACTTTTACGATAGAGGAAATAGTTCGAAACAAGGGGAACGATCGTCGTTGAAAGAGTCATCGTTGAAAAATCATGCTGTTTACGAAGATACGAGGAAGGATCTTCGTAGATGCGATATTACAGGAAACGCGTTGCGACGTAACATTTCGAacgtaaacatttttaatgtaaatcgAATCGTGGGTTAGACAAATCGTTAGTTTTATCATATATGGAGTAGTTGGAATCGCTTCCGACGAGGCGATGCCGCGTTATggaattgtattttttgtcAAGTTTTTTCAACGGGCAGGACTTTACATCTCTGCcgtatttatataagaatatacatGTTTACACTGGGATAAAAGTTGTAAGATGTTTTCTCCGTACGTAATCGGTGCCATACGCTGCGATATAATTACGATACTTGTtatggaaaggaaaagaataaaaacgttaaaaatacaCGTCGACTCGAAATTCTTTGCTCGCACCAAGCGTCGAAGTTTTGCGATAAAAGACTACTTTACGGCAATTTCGTCCGATCATCAGGTTTGCGTCTTGGCCAGTGGATTTCACCGTCGCATACGCGAAGGAGCtcgatttctttccttttggccctttcttccttcgttcgcACGTACGAGATATCGCCTTTCTTTTCCGAGAAAAGTTGCGTTTGAAATTTCGCGCGGAACaatcgaaagaggaagaaccGACAACGCCACCGCGCGGCGGGTTACGAGCGAACCGGAAGTCCGTCGAGCGGCTCGCTCAGAGGCCAGGAGGCATCGTTGGCCACATGTGTTTTGCGAACTGCTTTCTTGTGAAGAAGGATTGTCGAAAATGCGCCGTGTTTACGTAATGCACGAGAGCGCAACGCTGCGACGATGTTGCTAGACGTCACGAGTCAAAGAGGAACAAATCTACGGCGGCGATACGACGAATGAGAAGAAACGTTGCACGGCGTACAAGTATAAccataaaagaagataaattccTCTCGAAGATAAAACGAGTCTCCCGGTGTTGCACTACTTTTGCCCTACTCGTTACTCGTCTCGGCACGTACGGTACGTACTCGCGAAGGCGTATTTTGACTCGTTCGGAGAGAAGTGCAagcgaaaagaaggaagagcgatcgttcgtcgtcgtcgtcgagcaAGCAGAAGGAAACGCAAGGTACGGCAGACCTCGTGGTTCGGATACGAacgagatctctctctctcattcactcttttttctcttcctttcctttattATACCTGCTTTTGAAAACGTAATACGGTTACGAGTCAACGTTGTGCATTTCAGAGTACGTAGGAAAGCAAACATCCCTTgggtagaaaaaagaaaatattatatagcaGATATATAGGAGAATTTTAAAAGGCACGTGGTGGAAGGTTAGAGTAGaggaaggggaaagagagaggaagggattCTCGAATCGTCTCTCGTGGCTACACCGTACCGGTGCTGGCAGTACCCATTCCGTCCGCAGTACTTTCGCCTCGGTCGAGAAAAAGTCTGGCGAGGAGGTTCCGAGGACGCGCGTGCGCGAGCTCGTACcgggaagagaagaagtacgACGCGACGCGACACTACACGGCATAACAGCGGACGTACAGCAAGGAAGAAAACGACGGCCGCAACCGCGTGGGGGTGTTGGGTGTGTGTCGTCCCTGCGTGCAACATTTAACAATCGACGAATAGAacggcagagagagagagagagagagggagcgagcgagcgagagtgGGGGAAAGGCAAGCTAGAGCGCGCGGGTGTCTCGTCGTTCCTAACGATATTCCACACCGGCCGAATACCACCATGCGCTCGAGGCACGGCACGACGTTAACGCTCCTCGCTTCGTCGATGGCCTGAGTGATCGCGGATACGCTCGTGGTTAGGATTCTCGCTCTCGCCTTTTCTCTTCGGTACGAACGAGAGGATAAGTTCGGTGAGTCATTCATGAAACCGGCGAGTACTCGTGTTATCTCACGTTCCTTCGCCGTTGGAAAGTAACGAGTGTTGTTTCGACGAGTTTTGAACGGAAGTGAGAAACGTGAAGGGATCGAGGGCAGGAGAAGACCCCGCGTAGagagacggacggacggacggacggacgggcAGCAGGAGCGGAGGGAATaagagggaagagagggacggacggacggacggacagcAGAGAGACGGAGCATATCGAGGAGGTGGGACCACCCCGTTGCCTCGTGTTTTTGTCTCTCCGCGCGTGCGATTCAAGATGGCGGCGAAGGTGGTCAGCAGCGGCGCTCAGGGAAGTACCGAGCGAGAGGAGGGCCCCGGGGTGTCCTACGCCAGCGTAGTCAATCCGAAAGCAGCTTCGAACGAGACTACTGCCGGCAGAGTAGTGTCCTCGAGCAAGGGGAACAACAAGGAAAATATAGGCGGCCAATTCGCCGCTCGTCAGTCAAACGCGACCGTTAAAGAACGCATCGTCTCCTCGCAAAATCTTCCTACCAAGGGTAAATCGTATCAGAGAGCTGGGAGACGATTCGCTACAGCCACGCAACCGCAACAACTTGGAGCGGACAGGTGCCAGAACGAATTCCAACTTGGCAAGGACGCGTCGGAGAAACCTTCCATGAGAAAGGAGACCGCGCAAGAGTCCAAAGCTCGAGCCGATGCGTCCGCTACGGTGATACCGgaacaagaaaaattgaaCAACGGGGATGTGGGAAGCGACGGAGAGTTTCAAACCGTCGCTCCTAAGAGCGctaggagaaaagaaaagttgagGGAGCAACAAAGAGAACACAGAGAGCGTCATCGACATCGCGACCATAGAAATCGACTGCGAGGTCTTAGCGACGACAGTAAAGAGAGGAcgacgaaggagagagacagaaccGAAAGGATCGGCATGGAACACGTTCTTAATAACAAGGAAGGTATCAAAGAAAGGGAGACTCGAGAGGAAAACGAAGTCCAAGCGTTGGCTCCAGTGAAGTATGTGGAGGCTCCTTTGCCAGCCGTCAATCCTTGGACTAAAACGAAACCTCTTCAATCTTCTGTTCAGCAACCGGTGGCTGCACCTAGCGCAAGTGCGGTCTCTACGGACAAACCAAGcgtaaaggagaaaagagtgTTGCAGCCTCAGCAGCAACGC contains these protein-coding regions:
- the LOC127068870 gene encoding protein ABHD18 isoform X4 — its product is MPPSRLDAVYRSILLTKFFTKGWGNPQNLKRIFEFRKVIANRETCYNLIPRNYPINITKDEQWSDCHVIEGSFTSPFDLYLSGMMPEKTKTAYFQVILPRGWNSYKVKPICLHLAGTGDHFFWRRRNLIAKPLLKESGIASVLLENPFYGLRKPKDQIRSSLHNVSDIFIMGGCLIMESIVLLNWCEQQGFGPLGLTGLSMGGHMASLAATNWPKPIALVPCLSWSTASPVFTEGVMSASINWNLLESQYFSNEIYQNDLAKMVKVIDQEEAFLAGQHFAKHYPASMNRINRLKNEFEKSSNDEGDGLTTAADNGGPNDNKIEKKIDNDRPGNTYRKGKDLTRQVAEEKSAAKLFSLNLISNKFKSNDLEALKGKKRAIAYEYTSTYIRRTFRHAKWREREALQFMRGIMDECTHLKNFEVPVDTELIIAVCARDDAYVPRDSCMSLEKIWPGAEIRYIDAGHVSAYLLHQKVFRSTIAEAFQRSLKKYPLDVS
- the LOC127068870 gene encoding protein ABHD18 isoform X5, translated to MPPSRLDAVYRSILLTKFFTKGWGNPQNLKRIFEFRKVIANRETCYNLIPRNYPINITKDEQWSDCHVIEGSFTSPFDLYLSGMMPEKTKTAYFQVILPRGWNSYKVKPICLHLAGTGDHFFWRRRNLIAKPLLKESGIASVLLENPFYGLRKPKDQIRSSLHNVSDIFIMGGCLIMESIVLLNWCEQQGFGPLGLTGLSMGGHMASLAATNWPKPIALVPCLSWSTASPVFTEGVMSASINWNLLESQYFSNEIYQNDLAKMVKVIDQEEAFLAGQHFAKHYPASMNRINRLKNEFEKSSNDEGDGLTTAADNGGPNDNKIEKKIDNDRPGNTYRKGKDLTRQVAEEKSAAKLFSLNLISNKFKSNDLEALKVAYEYTSTYIRRTFRHAKWREREALQFMRGIMDECTHLKNFEVPVDTELIIAVCARDDAYVPRDSCMSLEKIWPGAEIRYIDAGHVSAYLLHQKVFRSTIAEAFQRSLKKYPLDVS
- the LOC127068870 gene encoding protein ABHD18 isoform X7; its protein translation is MPPSRLDAVYRSILLTKFFTKGWGNPQNLKRIFEFRKVIANRETCYNLIPRNYPINITKDEQWSDCHVIEGSFTSPFDLYLSGMMPEKTKTAYFQVILPRGWNSYKVKPICLHLAGTGDHFFWRRRNLIAKPLLKESGIASVLLENPFYGLRKPKDQIRSSLHNVSDIFIMGGCLIMESIVLLNWCEQQGFGPLGLTGLSMGGHMASLAATNWPKPIALVPCLSWSTASPVFTEGVMSASINWNLLESQYFSNEIYQNDLAKMVKVIDQEEAFLAGQHFAKHYPASMNRINRLKNEFEKSSNDEGDGLTTAADNGGPNDNKIEKKIDNDRPGNTYRKGKDLTRQVAEEKSAAKLFSLNLISNKFKSNDLEALKDAKWREREALQFMRGIMDECTHLKNFEVPVDTELIIAVCARDDAYVPRDSCMSLEKIWPGAEIRYIDAGHVSAYLLHQKVFRSTIAEAFQRSLKKYPLDVS
- the LOC127068870 gene encoding protein ABHD18 isoform X11; translation: MPPSRLDAVYRSILLTKFFTKGWGNPQNLKRIFEFRKVIANRETCYNLIPRNYPINITKDEQWSDCHVIEGSFTSPFDLYLSGMMPEKTKTAYFQVILPRGWNSYKVKPICLHLAGTGDHFFWRRRNLIAKPLLKESGIASVLLENPFYGLRKPKDQIRSSLHNVSDIFIMGGCLIMESIVLLNWCEQQGFGPLGLTGLSMGGHMASLAATNWPKPIALVPCLSWSTASPVFTEGVMSASINWNLLESQYFSNEIYQNDLAKMVKVIDQEEAFLAGQHFAKHYPASMNRINRLKNEFEKSSNDEGDGLTTAADNGGPNDNKIEKKIDNDRPGNTYRKGKDLTRQVAEEKSAAKLFSLNLISNKFKSNDLEALKDNYKVVLFYFIFCCVCSCLRVYKYVYTKNISSRQMA
- the LOC127068870 gene encoding protein ABHD18 isoform X10 — protein: MPPSRLDAVYRSILLTKFFTKGWGNPQNLKRIFEFRKVIANRETCYNLIPRNYPINITKDEQWSDCHVIEGSFTSPFDLYLSGMMPEKTKTAYFQVILPRGWNSYKVKPICLHLAGTGDHFFWRRRNLIAKPLLKESGIASVLLENPFYGLRKPKDQIRSSLHNVSDIFIMGGCLIMESIVLLNWCEQQGFGPLGLTGLSMGGHMASLAATNWPKPIALVPCLSWSTASPVFTEGVMSASINWNLLESQYFSNEIYQNDLAKMVKVIDQEEAFLAGQHFAKHYPASMNRINRLKNEFEKSSNDEGDGLTTAADNGGPNDNKIEKKIDNDRPGNTYRKGKDLTRQVAEEKSAAKLFSLNLISNKFKSNDLEALKGKKRANNYKVVLFYFIFCCVCSCLRVYKYVYTKNISSRQMA
- the LOC127068870 gene encoding protein ABHD18 isoform X8; the protein is MPPSRLDAVYRSILLTKFFTKGWGNPQNLKRIFEFRKVIANRETCYNLIPRNYPINITKDEQWSDCHVIEGSFTSPFDLYLSGMMPEKTKTAYFQVILPRGWNSYKVKPICLHLAGTGDHFFWRRRNLIAKPLLKESGIASVLLENPFYGLRKPKDQIRSSLHNVSDIFIMGGCLIMESIVLLNWCEQQGFGPLGLTGLSMGGHMASLAATNWPKPIALVPCLSWSTASPVFTEGVMSASINWNLLESQYFSNEIYQNDLAKMVKVIDQEEAFLAGQHFAKHYPASMNRINRLKNEFEKSSNDEGDGLTTAADNGGPNDNKIEKKIDNDRPGNTYRKGKDLTRQVAEEKSAAKLFSLNLISNKFKSNDLEALKGKKRANNYKVVLFYFIFCCVCSCLRVYKYVYTKNISSCLLITRTEASTIFRRQMA
- the LOC127068870 gene encoding protein ABHD18 isoform X9 is translated as MPPSRLDAVYRSILLTKFFTKGWGNPQNLKRIFEFRKVIANRETCYNLIPRNYPINITKDEQWSDCHVIEGSFTSPFDLYLSGMMPEKTKTAYFQVILPRGWNSYKVKPICLHLAGTGDHFFWRRRNLIAKPLLKESGIASVLLENPFYGLRKPKDQIRSSLHNVSDIFIMGGCLIMESIVLLNWCEQQGFGPLGLTGLSMGGHMASLAATNWPKPIALVPCLSWSTASPVFTEGVMSASINWNLLESQYFSNEIYQNDLAKMVKVIDQEEAFLAGQHFAKHYPASMNRINRLKNEFEKSSNDEGDGLTTAADNGGPNDNKIEKKIDNDRPGNTYRKGKDLTRQVAEEKSAAKLFSLNLISNKFKSNDLEALKDNYKVVLFYFIFCCVCSCLRVYKYVYTKNISSCLLITRTEASTIFRRQMA
- the LOC127068870 gene encoding protein ABHD18 isoform X1, whose protein sequence is MPPSRLDAVYRSILLTKFFTKGWGNPQNLKRIFEFRKVIANRETCYNLIPRNYPINITKDEQWSDCHVIEGSFTSPFDLYLSGMMPEKTKTAYFQVILPRGWNSYKVKPICLHLAGTGDHFFWRRRNLIAKPLLKESGIASVLLENPFYGLRKPKDQIRSSLHNVSDIFIMGGCLIMESIVLLNWCEQQGFGPLGLTGLSMGGHMASLAATNWPKPIALVPCLSWSTASPVFTEGVMSASINWNLLESQYFSNEIYQNDLAKMVKVIDQEEAFLAGQHFAKHYPASMNRINRLKNEFEKSSNDEGDGLTTAADNGGPNDNKIEKKIDNDRPGNTYRKGKDLTRQVAEEKSAAKLFSLNLISNKFKSNDLEALKGKKRAIAYEYTSTYIRRTFRRVCLLPVPKHPLFSDAKWREREALQFMRGIMDECTHLKNFEVPVDTELIIAVCARDDAYVPRDSCMSLEKIWPGAEIRYIDAGHVSAYLLHQKVFRSTIAEAFQRSLKKYPLDVS
- the LOC127068870 gene encoding protein ABHD18 isoform X2 → MPPSRLDAVYRSILLTKFFTKGWGNPQNLKRIFEFRKVIANRETCYNLIPRNYPINITKDEQWSDCHVIEGSFTSPFDLYLSGMMPEKTKTAYFQVILPRGWNSYKVKPICLHLAGTGDHFFWRRRNLIAKPLLKESGIASVLLENPFYGLRKPKDQIRSSLHNVSDIFIMGGCLIMESIVLLNWCEQQGFGPLGLTGLSMGGHMASLAATNWPKPIALVPCLSWSTASPVFTEGVMSASINWNLLESQYFSNEIYQNDLAKMVKVIDQEEAFLAGQHFAKHYPASMNRINRLKNEFEKSSNDEGDGLTTAADNGGPNDNKIEKKIDNDRPGNTYRKGKDLTRQVAEEKSAAKLFSLNLISNKFKSNDLEALKVAYEYTSTYIRRTFRRVCLLPVPKHPLFSDAKWREREALQFMRGIMDECTHLKNFEVPVDTELIIAVCARDDAYVPRDSCMSLEKIWPGAEIRYIDAGHVSAYLLHQKVFRSTIAEAFQRSLKKYPLDVS
- the LOC127068870 gene encoding protein ABHD18 isoform X6, with the protein product MPPSRLDAVYRSILLTKFFTKGWGNPQNLKRIFEFRKVIANRETCYNLIPRNYPINITKDEQWSDCHVIEGSFTSPFDLYLSGMMPEKTKTAYFQVILPRGWNSYKVKPICLHLAGTGDHFFWRRRNLIAKPLLKESGIASVLLENPFYGLRKPKDQIRSSLHNVSDIFIMGGCLIMESIVLLNWCEQQGFGPLGLTGLSMGGHMASLAATNWPKPIALVPCLSWSTASPVFTEGVMSASINWNLLESQYFSNEIYQNDLAKMVKVIDQEEAFLAGQHFAKHYPASMNRINRLKNEFEKSSNDEGDGLTTAADNGGPNDNKIEKKIDNDRPGNTYRKGKDLTRQVAEEKSAAKLFSLNLISNKFKSNDLEALKGVCLLPVPKHPLFSDAKWREREALQFMRGIMDECTHLKNFEVPVDTELIIAVCARDDAYVPRDSCMSLEKIWPGAEIRYIDAGHVSAYLLHQKVFRSTIAEAFQRSLKKYPLDVS
- the LOC127068870 gene encoding protein ABHD18 isoform X3, which gives rise to MRYVKFVNGARGPTIVSSDQRIFEFRKVIANRETCYNLIPRNYPINITKDEQWSDCHVIEGSFTSPFDLYLSGMMPEKTKTAYFQVILPRGWNSYKVKPICLHLAGTGDHFFWRRRNLIAKPLLKESGIASVLLENPFYGLRKPKDQIRSSLHNVSDIFIMGGCLIMESIVLLNWCEQQGFGPLGLTGLSMGGHMASLAATNWPKPIALVPCLSWSTASPVFTEGVMSASINWNLLESQYFSNEIYQNDLAKMVKVIDQEEAFLAGQHFAKHYPASMNRINRLKNEFEKSSNDEGDGLTTAADNGGPNDNKIEKKIDNDRPGNTYRKGKDLTRQVAEEKSAAKLFSLNLISNKFKSNDLEALKGKKRAIAYEYTSTYIRRTFRRVCLLPVPKHPLFSDAKWREREALQFMRGIMDECTHLKNFEVPVDTELIIAVCARDDAYVPRDSCMSLEKIWPGAEIRYIDAGHVSAYLLHQKVFRSTIAEAFQRSLKKYPLDVS